The following proteins are co-located in the Flavobacteriales bacterium genome:
- a CDS encoding polysaccharide biosynthesis/export family protein: protein MRTLFILLSLSVFFITSCSVNSHVLLKTPRDFVFDTPPEKPQEEYVISPNDILKFKLYSNDGFIIIDLASGAKSNNSSFAQTIKYTVDYQGITSLPIIGDIKISGYTIREAITMLEEKYADFYVDPFIQLEVINKRVVVFPGTGSGAKVLTLENNSTKLIEVLGYVGGISEKGKAARIKVLRETKEKREIYLIDLSTIDGIKDADMIVQANDIIYVEPVPNIAQEVLSDVTPVVSLVSSALVIWISLRTISN from the coding sequence ATGAGAACTTTATTTATTTTACTATCATTAAGTGTGTTTTTTATTACGAGTTGTTCTGTCAACTCCCATGTACTACTAAAAACTCCTAGAGATTTTGTCTTTGACACGCCACCTGAAAAACCTCAAGAGGAATACGTTATTTCTCCCAACGACATTTTAAAGTTTAAGCTCTATTCTAATGATGGATTTATCATTATAGATTTAGCTTCTGGAGCTAAATCCAACAACAGTTCATTCGCTCAAACGATAAAATACACTGTGGATTATCAGGGTATTACTTCATTACCAATTATCGGTGATATAAAAATTTCTGGATACACTATTAGAGAAGCCATTACTATGCTTGAGGAGAAGTATGCGGACTTTTATGTAGATCCGTTTATCCAATTAGAAGTCATCAACAAAAGAGTTGTTGTTTTCCCAGGGACAGGAAGTGGAGCAAAGGTACTAACACTTGAGAACAACAGCACCAAACTCATTGAAGTTTTAGGTTACGTTGGGGGAATTTCAGAAAAAGGAAAAGCAGCTAGAATTAAAGTACTAAGAGAAACTAAAGAAAAAAGAGAAATTTATTTAATCGATCTTTCTACAATAGATGGAATCAAAGATGCTGATATGATTGTTCAAGCTAATGACATTATATACGTTGAACCAGTTCCTAACATTGCTCAAGAGGTCTTATCTGATGTTACTCCGGTCGTTTCTTTAGTTTCAAGCGCCTTAGTCATTTGG